Genomic window (Phoenix dactylifera cultivar Barhee BC4 unplaced genomic scaffold, palm_55x_up_171113_PBpolish2nd_filt_p 001487F, whole genome shotgun sequence):
TCTCTGAAAAGAGCATACGTCTATTTGCCAATAATTACCATCATACAGATCTTGACCCAGTTGCAAGCTTACATTATACAAAAACAAACAACTGGTCCAAGTTCTCTATTAGCTCACTATCAACAGCGCCTAATAAAGTACTCGCATCTGGCTATTTATCCAGGCTAACATGATTGTGGGACTATCATGTTTTCGGTCCAAAATTACATATCCATATGTTAGGTGTAGACCTCATCTTGACTCAAGTCAAGGCAACACTTATAAtccctaaataaataaatttgctaATTTTAGCTTACCACTGCAATGTCAAAcaagcatatatttttttttataatgctTCATTTACAGTGTTTAACATCATAGTGTCTCATCTCAGCTCGCTTTCACAGCGCCTGAGGTGGTTGCTTGTGCGAGAAAGCCGACCTGTGCCTGGTGACGTACCTTTTAATATATATGTGTGTTTGTgctgtatataaaaaaaaatttccattCATCCaggaataatataaattgaaaTGAAACAAATATCTATTCATCAATGATAGAGTATTATACATTCAAATCATAGTGATCCTTCACGATGCACTTTCTTACTAAACTCTATGCAATCCCAAAGACTCAACATGAGATAAAAATACGTCTCTGGGAATAGGTTTAGTAAAAGGGTCTGCAATCATCAAACGCGTTGAAATATATTTTAGGACCACTTCCTTCTGTGCTACTATGTCTctaacaaaattatttttagtaTCAATGTGTTTCGTCCTACCATGATACTTAggatcttttacatatgcaatGGCAGCTTGACTATCACAATGAACTGTCACGGGTTCTGCAGCACTTACTATTACACCCAAGCTTTGCAGAAATCTTCTAAGCCAAACTGCTTCCTGCACTGTAGCTGAACAAGCAATAAACTCAGCCTCCATCGTAGATAAGGCTGTACATATTTGCTTCTTGCTACGCCAAGAGATAGCACCATTATTAAgcaagaatacatatcctgaagTTGATTTGCGTTCATCCAGATCTCCTGaccaatcagcatctgaataacCACTTAAGCGCAAATTATCTCCTTGATAGCATAGAGAATAATCTGCAGTGCCTTTGAGATATCTGAGGATCCTTTTGACAGCTTTCCAATGCAACTTTCCAGGATTGGCTTGATAACGGCTCACTAACCCGACAGCATAACATATATCGGGTCGAGTACACATCATGGCATACATCAAACATCCAATAACATTGGAGTAGGGAACATTAGCCATTTCCCTTTTCTCATCTGGAGTCTTAGGACACATTTTGAGATTCAGGCCTTCGCCTTTTGCTATAGGAGTGTCTATGGGGTTGCAGTTTTGCATATTAAATCGTTTAAGAATCTTTCTAATATAAGTCTCTTGCGACAATGCAAGAAGCCTCTTTGAACGATCCCTATGAATTTTAACTCCAAGCACATAAGCTGCTTCCCGcatatccttcatctcaaaaTTTGAGAACAACCATTTCTTTATGGTAACAACAAACTCCTTATGGAAGATGAGCGCCTTGAGGCAGCTAAATCTTCTGGGCTAGCTTATATAGCTGAATCTAGCTCACGCAAGGCTTCTGGTTTTAAGCGAAAGAGAGGATGGAAATCTTTCAAAATGGGTAAAGAGAAAGGGCAAGCATATAAATTCGGCAAAGCTAACCGGCGCAAGAGAGGCAAGCGCGGTGGTAAAAAGAAGGACAAGACCAAAATGTGCTGCTATAATTGTGGCAAGCCGGGTCACTTCGCTCGTGAATGCGCCGAGCCGAAGACAGGAGAGAAGGTATCTCCTAGCtccattatattaaattatatttatgtttCTAGCTGTTGTTTGCTTACTGAATCACGTCCTATGTGGACTGTAGACTTAGGAGCCACAGACCATGTAGCTAGAGACAGAAGAGCTTTTGTGGAGTATCGACGAATCAGTCCAGGCACTAGGTGGATATATGTTGGAGATAATTCTAAAGTTGAAGTAAAAGGTATTGGCACTTGCAAGTTGGTACTACATGGTGGTCGTACCTTGCTCCTACATGATGTCCTCTATGCACCGGATATTCGACGAAACTTGGTTTCTGTAATTGCCCTTCTCAGCTTAGGATATAGTTTGAATTTCCATGGTATTTATGTTGATGTGTATCTTGGGCCAACTTATTATGGCTCTGGTTATTTATCAGATGGTTTTATAGTATTGGATGAAGATTACAGTACTAATGTTAATTATGATGATAGCTGTTTTTCTTTAATTGCTTCTTCAAGCAATGTGAATAATAATCTGGATGTGTGGCATGCTAGATTAGGGTTTATTGGACAAGATAGAATGAATAGACTAGCTAGAGTAGGCCTTTTGGGCTCACTCGCTAAAATAGAACTGTCCATTTGTGAGCATTGCCTAGCTGGAAAAACAACTAGAAAACCATTTGGTAAAGGAACCAGAGCACAAACTCCATTGCAATTAATCCACTCTGATATTTGTGGTCCAATGAATGTGAGGGCGAGGCATGGAGCCTCATATTTCATCACTTTTATAGATGACTTCATGCGTTTTGGTCATGTCTACTTGATCTCCCATAAGCCAGAAGCATTAGATTGCTTTAGACGATATTTGATTTTGGTTGAGAATCAGTtagataaaataattaaagttctAAGAACTGATCGTGGGCGTGAATATCTATCTGAGCAGTTTAAAATGCTTTGTGATGAGAAAGGAATAGATCGACAATTAACTATTCTTGGAACTCCGTAGCAAAATGGTATTGCAGAGAGAAGGAATAGAACACTTTTAGAGATCGTTAGGTCAATGATGGCGCAAGCGAAACTTCGTATTTCATATTGGGGAGATGCTCTTTTAACTGCAGCCTATATACTTAACCGTGTGCCCTCCAAATCGGTCCCTTCAACACCCTATGAATTATGGACAGGTAGAAAACCTGATCTAAATAATTTACGACCCAGGGGGTCTGCTGCCTATGTTCATGAATCCTCTCACAAATATGGAAAATTGGGTCCGAGAGGAAAGAAGTGTATCTTTATAAGATATTCGGAATACTCTAAAGGATATGTATTCATTAGTGAGCAGGCAGATAGAAGTTGGACTGAAATTGAATCACGAGATGTCACGTTCTTAGAGAATGATTTTCCTAGCAAGGGTGAGATAATAAAGGATTTCCAATTTTTCGAGGTGGAAGATCCTGATGTTTGTGCCGCACCTATACAACAAGTTGAGGTGACTGAGAAATTGTCTCAACCTCTTGGACCTAGTGGGAGCGACACAATAACTAGTGGATTGATTCCACAAGAATTACAATTGCGTAAAAGCGCTCGTAAAATTGTCCCTCGTCGTCGTTTTGACATCGAAGGGGAAGCTTTTATGGTAGCTTCACATGATATTTTTGAGCCAAAGTCAATTAAAGAGGCTCTCTCATGCACTGCAAAGGAAGAGTGGAAAAAGGCGATGGAGGAAGAAATGGAGTCTATGAATGCAAACCATGTCTGGGACTTGGTTGATCTTCCATCAGATCGTAAAACAATTGGGAACAAATGGGTTCTCAAGATTAAGCAAAAGGCAGATGGATCTATTGAAAGATATAAGGCACGCCTAGTGGCAAAAGGATATACCCAACAAGAGGGTATAGACTATGAGGAAACCTTCTCTCCAGTAGTTAGGTTTGCCGCCATTCGCCTTATCCTAGCCATCGTTGCACATTTAGATTTGGAATTacatcagatggatgttaagacagcaTTTCTCAATGGAGAATTGGATGAGAAAATCTACATGGAACAACCTGTAGGTTTTGTTGTAAAAGGACAGGAGCACAAAGTTTGCAAGCTCCAGCGATCTATTTATGGCCTAAAACAATCATCTAGACAGTGGTACTTAAAATTTCATCGAGCTATAACTTTATATGAGTTTACGATGATCAATGAAGACCATTGTGTATATGTCAAAGGCTTTCACGATAAATTCGTGATTTTAtcattatatgtggacgatatttTGTTGGCTGGGAATGATAAGGAGTTTGTTGTTACCATAAAGAAATGGTTGTTCTCAAAttttgagatgaaggatatgGGGGAAGCAGCTTATGTGCTTGGAGTTAAAATTCTTAGGGATCGTTCAAAGAGGCTTCTTGCATTGTCGCAAGAGACTTATATTAGAAAGATTCTTAAACGATTTAATATGCAAAACTGCAACCCCATAGACACTCCTATAGCAAAAGGCGAAGGCCTGAATCTCAAAATGTGTCCTAAGACTCCAGATGAGAAAAGGGAAATGGCTAATGTTCCCTACTCCAATGCTATTGGATGTTTGATGTATGCCATGATgtgtactcgacctgatatatGTTATGCTGTCGGGTTAGTGAGCCGTTATCAAGCCAATCCTGGAAAGTTGCATTGGAAAGCTGTCAAAAGGATCCTTAGATATCTCAAAGGCACTGCAGATTATTCTCTTTGCTATCAAGGAGATAATTTGCGCTTAAGTGgttattcagatgctgattggtCAGGAGATCTGGATGAACGCAAATCAActtcaggatatgtattcttgcTTAATAATGGTGCTATCTCTTGGCGTAGCAAGAAGCAAACATGTACAGCCTTATCTACGATGGAGGCTGAGTTTATTGCTTGTTCAGCTACAGTGCGGGAAGCAGTTTGGCTTAGAAGATTTCTGCAAAGCTTGGGTGTAATAGTAAGTGCTGCAGAACCCGTGACAGTTCATTGTGATAGTCAAGCTGCCattgcatatgtaaaagatccTAAGTATCATGGCAGGACGAAACACATTGAtactaaaaataattttgttagAGACATAGTAGCATAGAAGGAAGTGGTCCTAAAATATATTTCAACGCGTTTGATGATTGCAGACCCTTTTACTAAACCTATTCCCAGAGATgtatttttatttcatgttgAGTCTTTGGGATTGCATAGAGTTTAGTAAGAAAGTGCGTCGTGAAGGATCACTATGATTTGAATGTATAATACTCTATCATTGATGAATAGATATTTGTTTCAtttcaatttatattattcctGGATGaatggaaatttttttttatatacagcACAAACACACATATATATTAAAAGGTACGTCACCAGGCACAGGTCGGCTTTCTCACACAAGCGACCACCTCAGGCGCTGTGAAAGTGAGCTGAGATGAGACACTATGATGTTAAACACTGTAAATGAagcattataaaaaaaaatatgcttgTTTGACATTGCAGTGGTAAGCTAAAATtagcaaatttatttatttagggaTTATAAGTGTTGCCTTGACTTGAGTCAAGATGAGGTCTACACCTAACATATGGATATGTAATTTTGGACCGAAATCATGATAGTCCCACAATCATGTTAGCCTGGCTAAATAGCCAGATGCGAGTACTTTATTAGGCGCTGTTGATAGTGAGCTAATAGAGAACTTGGACCAGTTGTTTGTTTTTGTATAATGTAAGCTTGCAACTGGGTCAAGATCTGTATGATGGTAATTATTGGCAAATAGACGTATGCTCTTTTCAGAGAGACCATCATAGCATGTAATTCATACTACATGTGCTTGGTTTGACCCATATAGGAAGTGAGTGATTATAAATGGATTCCCTGCATCCTCACTGTGTGAGTTCCTTTCTTTGAGGCATGACATTCTGATTTAGCCTCCTTTTTTTTCAGTACCCTATTTGACTTTCAACGATGTTATCAAAGTGACAGATCAATATTCGTTACTTTAGCATGTTTCCAATGGTGATAAAATAATTTAGCCTTATGGGATATGTCTAGGAAAATGGTTGATCTGAAACTAAGATACATTAGTTCGAAAGGAAGACCATTATTGATTACATCTACCACATGTATTCACCGGTCGACCAATTATGTCGCTATGATATGGCTTGAACATAATTGTGGATACATGGCGAGGAAAAGAAAGTTAAGCATAGTCTTAGAGGGATTAGATATGCTTTAACTAATGTAACAAAATGCGTCTGGGGCACAACGAGACACTTTTAtactaattattatattttcctTCTGGGTAGTAGCCACTATGTTTTTTCCCTAACAGGTGCATAGTATTGAGCTCCCAAGTGCAGGTGTACTCGTGGGTCACACGGTTCATTTGCTAAGTATGAATCGCATAGAATTTGGATGGaagttgaaagttttttttttggtcttggCAAGCCCATCATGTGCGAGTGGGAGATGTGGCAGATGCTCTCAGTAGGAAGTCAGCAGTGGGCTCCATATCTTTGCTTACCACTCAGAAGCagattttgaaagattttgatATGATGCAGATCGAGGTGATTACCAAGGGTGCTGGAAGTATGTTGGCTAGTTTGTTGGTGCAACCTACCTTGATAGAAAGAATAAAAGCTGCTCAACAGACAGATGCACATTTATGTCAGCTTAAAAATGATGTGGAGAGAGGGTTACGACCCAAACTCCGAATCCACCCGGATGGTACTCTGCGTTTTGGCAGTAGATTATGTGTGCCCAGGGATGCTGATCTAAAAAGAGAGATTCTGGAGGAAGCTCATCAGTCTCGTTTCTCTATTCATCCCGGCAGCACTAAAATGTATAGAGATTTACGGGAACACTTCTGGTGGAacggcatgaagagagagatagcAGGATTTGTAGCTCGGTGCTTGGTATGTCAGCAAGTAAAAGCTGAGCATCAGAGGCCGGCTGGTTTGCTAAAACCACTAGAGATTCCAGAGTGGAAATGGGAGCACATTACTATGGATTTTGTTACTGGACTTTCAAGGACAGTAAGGAggaatgatgcagtgtgggtgattgttgattGCCTCACGAAGTCAGCTCACTTTTTATCCTTTAGGGTTGGCACTTCACTTGACAGGCTAGCTCAGAGGTATATTGATGATATTGTGCGCTTACATGGGGTACCAGTAAGCATTGTATCTGATCGGGACCCCCGCTTTGTATCTGTATTTTGGAGAAGCTTCCAAACTGCTATGGGTACTGATCTGAGACTCAGCACTGCTTATCACCTTCAGACTGATGGTCAGTCAGAGAGGACGATCCAGACCCTGGAGGATATGCTGCGGACTAGTACTGTTGATCTGGGAGGTTGCTGGGATGATCATATATCACTAGTGGAGTTTGTTTACAATAACAGTTATCATTCTAGCATTCAGATGGCACCTTATGAAGCCTTGTATGGAAGAAAATGTCGGTCTCCTCTACATTGGGATGATGTTGGAGAGAAGAAGTTGTTGGGCCCTGAATTAGTTCAAAGTGCTAGGAAGAAGATTCTACTGATCAGGAAAAGGCTCAAGGCAGCTCAAGATAGACAGAAAAGCTGGGCagataagaaaagaagagaagtgaAATTTCAGGAGGGGGACTTTGTATTCTTAAAAGTTTCACCCTCGAAAGGTGTTACAAGATTTGGAAGACATAGTAAATTGAATCCTCGCTACATTGGACCCTTTGAGATTCTTTCCAGAGTAGGGGAGGTTGCTTACAAACTCGCTTTGCCACCAGAGTTATCCAGTGTGCATAATGTCTTTCACGTTTCTCTTCTACGGAGATACATTCCTGATCCCAGCCATATAGTACAGCACGAGCCCCTGCAGATTGATAGAGACCTGATTTATGAAGAGTATCCTTTATGCATCATTGATCATAAGGAGCAGGTCCTGAGGCGACGTATCATCCCCTATGTGAAAGTTTAGTGGAGCAACCATTCGGAGAGAGAGGCCACATGGGAACTTGAGGAGGATATGCGAGCAAGACATCCGCAACTCTTTGAGAATACAGGTatgtaaatttcgaggacgaaattctaATAAGGAGGGGAGAATGTGATAACCGCCCCACTCCCAAGAGAAACGGAGGGGGGGCATTACACCATCGTGCAGGCGTTCGTAACGCCTGATGGTGGGCGGTTACAACCGTCCGCCTTCCCCAGTGATCGAGGCTACAAGAAGCCCCGATCGGCTTCCATTTCACCACCcgttcatcctcctcctccactgtTTGTCTCCCTCTCTCACAACCCTCTCCGATTGGCAGGACCCGATGTTAGACCCACACCGCCGGAGTAAAGGGCCGCGTTGCCGGAGTAGGAGGCAGACGTTCTTCTTCAACCAGGTAACGCCCTTACTCATAGTTATTCTTTGTATATCtagtttagaaattaaatcaaataaaaaaaaagggggaaggaaGATGGCGGCGGGCACCGGCTGCGATGGCCGCAAGCCGCGTCGGCCGCAAGCCGCGGCGGCAAGAGAGGCCGTAAGCCGCGGCGGCCGCAAGGGCGGCCGGTGCCGGGAAGCGCCGCCGGCTGCGGCTTGGACCCTCCCCGAGCCCGATCTCCCGTccgcgggagaagaaagaaaaaaaaaaaaacttactggTGGTTGATCCGCAGCCGCAACCGCGGCCGCCGGCCTCGGCCGCAGGTCGCAGGCCTTGGGTTGCCGGCCGCGGGACGCCGACGCGACCGCAGGCCGCCGATGCGCCCCCGAGCACGACCATGGGCACGGCCGCGGGTGTGGCCGTGGGCGCCGCAGGCCGGCCGCCGGGCGCCATCGGCCGCTGCCCGTTCCTCCCAAGCCTCCCGAGCTCGCCCTCCTCCCTCCATGGGAGAAGAAAtgagaagaaagggggaaggagaaatcaggagaagagaagaggagaagaagaaaaagaaagaagaaagaatgggagaagaaggttcgggaaggaagaaggaagaaaagaaaaagaagaaaagaagaaaaagaaaagaaaaagaaaagaaaaggaaaggaaaaaaaaaaaaaagagagacccTTAACGGGTCCGACCTAACGGGTCTGATCCGAGTACGGGTCCGAACCTGTTAGgcccaaataaaagaaaagaaaaatgggtttagccaaatttgactaaaaccgAGCCCAGTCAGATTGGGCTAAGTTCGGACGAACCCAAACTATAAATTGGGTTAAATTCGAACCAAATTAAGCCCAATTGAGTTGGGTCTGAACCTAATTAAGCTGAGTTAGTCTCAGCAGACCCAAATTGAATATgaatcaagcccaattcaaaaccagtttaactaaattgagaccgaattgactttgggctgaccctgaCTCAAGCCTAGATGAGCTACATTGACCctggaccaaaattaaacctaattggacttgaaattgAGCCCAATAACATAATCAGAAGACCAAATTGACCCGATAGGGCTAGACCCAATCAGGAACCGAGCCCAATTCTTTAATTAAAGACCCAATTGACCTACGTGAACCCAATCTGGCTCTAAATCGAGGCCAAGGGctttaaattaaataaattggacttgagatccaagcaagtaaattcatgttatgataaattagaaaattatgaaataaatagaGACTAATGTGacccctatgtgatttatttaggtgatcaaggatttgtcacccggacgtaagaaattggaaagcatattgctgtaagtaaccttggcactgatcttaaagtttttaaattactgtttatttacaattataaaaatgtattggttatgatatattttctcaaaattaggatcaagtatatgattgcatgtaattcatgaatttgattaaagagcatccttcatgaatatttgatggtgtatgagttatgaaattatgattatgttagactgtatgaaaaatgatatttgaggcatgtttatgcattttaagttatataatgccatttatcattttcaaacctatttatgatgatttatgaactctcagatagctatgaccacctctagaaatagagaccagtcgacaccctggagctagcatccaaagaataacaggccctctgccaacgggttaaagttggtaatgaataacagaattagtcgactaagattaacaggccctatcatgggattatagtgaccatagcagcacatccgtctgagagtatgttttataaagtatggataaatggcaatatttttatatgacttgcattatcatgattatgaacttttatggatagaacatgcattgctttatgacctgatttgtgtatatcatctataaaatgttttattttactACAACTGTTGGCTTTTTAGTCACTGCATTGGCATAATTGtacttgatccaataagatagtacctggttacttactgagctgtgtagcttatatcttttcatctattttttttctacagATGAATAAGACTACTAGGAGCAGGGGAGCTTGGTGTTATTTAGGGTTGGGGTAACTGAAAATATTAAtgtaataattaaattttagaagctctgtactgttccaacttcatgaacaatgttatgacattagtaaatgaaactatttattttcattacgaaattttaagtggcttcgtgttattgtgtgtataagattgcaatagcacggccgtgtcatgatccggatttgggggcgtgacatttagtggtatcagagcaataggtttaatcaagagtaaaaagaagaaaaaaatagtaaGAGAAATGGGTAGTTAATCCTCGTTCAATTAAATTCGGcatattcaaaagaaagaaaattagttaATTGAATTATGCTAATATTTTTGATAGGTGAAAATGAGGAACAGAGAGGAGGAAGTCTTGGCAAATATTGCAGCTCGGAGGAGAGGAGCAAGAGGGAGAGGACTTGCCAGGCAGCTAGCTGAGCAAACTCCAAACCCAGCTGCCACCCAGGCTGATTTTGCCGAAGCAAGTCAGATGATGACTTAGCTCCTTCAGATGCAGCAGGAGATGCAACAACAGATGCAGCAGCAGATACAACAGCAGATGCAGATGCAGCAGCAGGTGCAGCAGCAGATGCAGATGCAGATGCAACAGCAGGTGCAGCAGCAGGTGCAGACCACTGCCCGACCTGCACAGTCCATTGAGTCCAACTATGAGCGATTCCGTAGGCTCAACCCACCTATGTTTGATGGTGGAGCTGACCCTCTGGTTGCTGAGACCTGGATTCGGGAGGTAGAGAAGATGTTCAAAGCCTTGCAATATTCCGAAGAAGTGAAGGTCAGATTGGCTATCCCTATGCTAAAAGGGAATGCAGAGTTCTGGTGGACGACCATTGAAGCTGCACCGCGAGGGTGAGGATGAGCTACCGACGTGGGAGGAATTCAAGAAGATGTTTTTATGACCAGTATTTTCCAGAGTCAGTCAGAATAtctaaagaaaatgaattttTATCTCTGAGGCAGACAGATGATATGACTGTGCTAGAATATACCAACAAATTTACTGAGCTGGGTCGGTTCTGCCCTCAGATGATAAAGATTGAGAGAAGCAAGGCTAATAGATTTGAGCAAGGCTTGAGGGACGAAATTCGATCCCGATTGTCAGTTTTGATTTTTACCAGCTATGGAGAGGCCCTGGAGAGAGCACTGAAGGTAGAAGCAGATCTGAAGAAATCAAGGAAGGAAAGAGGTGAGCAGAAAAGGGCCGAGACGTCAAGAAAATCTGATGAACCGACCAAGAAACTTTGAAGGCCCTcctaacaagaagaagaaatttaagGCTTGTTATTACTGTGACAAAATGCATTCTGGTCCTTGCTTGAAGAGGATGGGAGCCTGTTTTATATGTGGGCAGCCAGGACACATAGCTGGAGATTGCCCGAACAAAAAGAAGGTTGAATCTGGACCTTCTAGACCAACTGATCAGATGCAGAGAGGAGCTGCATGGGTGTACGCACTAACACGACAGGATGCTAGTGCCAGTGACAGAGTTGTGGCAGGTATGATTCCCATCAACTCTGTTGATGCTTCAGTACTATTTGATTCTGGCGGCTACACATTCCTTTATATCCTCCAAGTTCTCTACATCCTTGAATCTTATGCCTGATAGTTAGATGAGCCTTTACTTGTTgctactgttgggaacccgcccatgccgctgatatttcaaaaattaaatcagatggcagcggaagaggcatgtgcgggatcgacgttcatcgcatgaacgttgtttcgagacctttcgtaattaggtaagaattaaaacttttaaaactaataggaagatcaaatcttcaccttgcgcgggtagatgatcaccgcaaatctgaattcgtggttttggaagagggttcgcttgaagccgttcaacacgtccggcctctacgggtatccacacgaagcaggatccgatccaagctttctatctcaccggggtgctagctcccttgcagagatagctttgatggctgatctcctctctttcaatcaactcttgattgcacttgagaggaggaagaagaaggatgaagaagaggaagaagatcaaagcccttcgcagccttcttttcttccttgcgctGGATgcaggaagggaagggga
Coding sequences:
- the LOC120108688 gene encoding secreted RxLR effector protein 161-like, whose protein sequence is MKDMREAAYVLGVKIHRDRSKRLLALSQETYIRKILKRFNMQNCNPIDTPIAKGEGLNLKMCPKTPDEKREMANVPYSNVIGCLMYAMMCTRPDICYAVGLVSRYQANPGKLHWKAVKRILRYLKGTADYSLCYQGDNLRLSGYSDADWSGDLDERKSTSGYVFLLNNGAISWRSKKQICTALSTMEAEFIACSATVQEAVWLRRFLQSLGVIVSAAEPVTVHCDSQAAIAYVKDPKYHGSE